A region from the Aphis gossypii isolate Hap1 chromosome 1, ASM2018417v2, whole genome shotgun sequence genome encodes:
- the LOC114132869 gene encoding coiled-coil domain-containing protein 93 produces MSLKEAFKPKSLKISTTFIDADGREKQIETREDEEQSQKLQEIIDLLIAAGYFRARIKGLFPFDKIVGGLTWCIDNCNVDLDIDLHFDESLVIGQKIALTEKIVSVLPKMKCPYQVEPHQIQGLDYIHVFPVIQWLVKRSIEKRKERGEFLMLYAANQFDKLNCFKNVLESEPKRKEKCLHLKKCLTGNRTNKSFHKEEQRIMECIDDTSEPESIESCEWFIKKPFDANDFIETVMTDEEKIAKLKEENQKIAEELAQAQEETNNIESKIEKITLQNSNMGDDRKREHEKIKILLTEYERVKETEDNFQKECEIKMEEYQQKIKEANALLEEPVEDDTELKEELDNIRNMVEAARTKLSKKARAVGLMKRKLDQIPDRAELAQYQRRFVELSNEVSARYRETKRHYALYNTLSDVQMYLNKELSLLSSILDAYPEAEKSPESKERFLRQLENIDVSVKQTLDRVENKRNKEQSIKSNLNNQLSTCMSAHRQYLAAVKELETEVQKNLQLQEQIDQLQIEQ; encoded by the exons atGTCACTTAAGGAAGCGTTTAAAcctaaaagtttgaaaatatcaacTACGTTCATCGATGCTGATGGGAGAGAAAAAcag ATTGAAACTAGGGAAGATGAAGAACAGTCGCAGAAACTGCAGGAAATTATAGATCTGTTAATTGCAGCTGGATATTTTCGTGCTAGAATTAAAGGCTTATTTCCATTTGACAAA ATTGTTGGAGGTCTAACATGGTGCATAGATAATTGTAATGTTGACTTAGACATTGATTTGCATTTTGATGAATCTTTAGTTATTGGTCAAAAGAT aGCACTCACTGAAAAAATTGTGTCTGTTCTACCTAAAATGAAGTGTCCTTACCAGGTTGAGCCGCATCAAATTCAAGGTCTCGATTATATCCATGTCTTTCCTGTTATTCAA tgGTTAGTGAAACGTTCCATAGAAAAGAGAAAAGAAAGAGGTGAATTTTTGATGCTCTATGCTGCAAATCAATTTGAtaagttaaattgttttaaaaatgtcctgGAAAGTGAACCTAAACGCAAGGAAAAATGTCTCCATCTTAAA aaatgTTTGACTGGCAATAGGACAAATAAATCCTTTCACAAGGAAGAACAGAGAATAATGGAATGTATTGATGATACATCTGAACCTGAAAGCATAGAAAGTTGTGAATGGTTTATTAAGAAGCCTTTTGATGCTAATGACTTTATTGAA ACTGTTATGACAGATGAAGAGAAAATCGCCAAGTTAAAGGaggaaaatcaaaaaatagctGAAGAGTTAGCACAAGCTCAAGAGGAAACAAATAACATTGAgagtaaaatagaaaaaataactttgcAAAATAGCAATATGGGAGATGATAGAAAACG ggaacatgaaaaaattaaaattcttttaactGAGTATGAAAGAGTGAAAGAAACTGAAGATAATTTCCAAAAAGAGtgtgaaattaaaatggaAGAGTACcagcaaaaaataaa GGAAGCAAATGCGTTGCTCGAAGAACCAGTAGAGGACGATACTGAACTTAAAGAAGAATTGGACAATATAAGAAACATGGTGGAAGCAGCTAGAACGAAACTGAGTAAAAAAGCTAGAGCTGTGGGACTAATGAAACGTAAACTTGATCAAATCCCTGACAGAGCCGAATTGGCTCAATATCAAAGACGATTTGTTGAACTGTCCAATGAAG TATCAGCCAGGTATCGAGAGACTAAACGACATTATGCTCTCTACAATACCCTTAGTGATGTTCAAATGTACTTGAACAAAGAACTATCGCTATTAAGTTCAATTCTAGATGCTTATCCAGA AGCGGAAAAATCCCCAGAGTCTAAAGAACGATTTTTGAGGCAGTTGGAAAATATAGACGTTAGCGTAAAACAAACTTTAGACAGG GtggaaaataaaagaaataaagagCAAAGTATCAAGTCTAATTTAAACAACCAGTTATCCACTTGTATGTCAGCTCATCGGCAATATTTAGCGGCTGTAAAGGAGCTTGAGACTGAAGTACAAAAGAATCTCCAACTTCAAGAGCAGATTGATCAACTGCAAATTGAACAGTGA
- the LOC114132863 gene encoding uncharacterized protein LOC114132863, whose protein sequence is MSDNESSIPSPTLSKLSTSGTTNKLLTPCRTVGLKRKSTGTLTPKTISKKIKFVDDTSKSTEVAENVTTLNVKAEDDSILELEYDDETLLLLEKRRIIEDLISELKNSEQHNLDQLEKVTKKWLSACQGAVTSMFNKINEKGNSNIKTIEDLIRHLGICPDVIQFDSNTQEFY, encoded by the exons ATGTCTGACAATGAAAGTTCTATTCCATCGCCAACCTTAAGTAAACTATCGACATCAGGTACCACTAACAAATTGTTAACACCTTGCCGTACAGTAGGACTCAAGAGGAAGTCCACAGGTACACTAACCCCCAAAACTatttcaaagaaaataaaatttgttgatgATACTTCAAAATCCACCGAAGTTGCTGAAAACGTAACaacattaaatgttaaagCTGAAGACGATTCAATTTTAGAATTGGAGTATGACGATGaaacattacttttattagaGAAACGTCGTATTATAGAAGATCTCATATCTGAACTAAAAAATAGTGAACAG CATAATTTAGATCAATTAGAAAaggtaacaaaaaaatggTTAAGTGCGTGTCAAGGGGCGGTGACATcaatgttcaataaaataaatgaaaaaggaAATtccaatataaaaactatagaaGATTTAATTAGACATTTAGGCATTTGTCCTGATGTAATTCAATTTGACTCAAATACTCAagaattttactaa
- the LOC114132862 gene encoding RRP12-like protein: MAKFRKKLKSKGKRWIKGQSSVTNPESKKYRSQAQMNFCKPMFGTVLNDGKSLLTQNKLKEHDNIMNSYGSNKPKPDDVMSQTSVGTYKTFETFASDWSSCTNPSFNRLLKNFSSNSYLHKEMLAILAALTEVIKANGGKESSTEYFAALITTLQTTLSNGQDDCEDSVTAMVSLLSMGMKCVPKEVLCTKFGPTTQTLLTTLAKFAESDNNNLLKSVFSCLSLLLRIQEKIVWSHSSTVQVYDAILNFIIHSKPKIRKAAQHAVCAILKCNKDSMHPMSGYTATYCTKVLTSSTIASNTTTILHVLTLLKELMPIFPKKELKPLCEEVLKLMTLNHPLLLSCGFQVFHGLFVSYPSSELVLSSTLNAKLLMALFDYRPTPMDTQPTLAWLAVQQEAYICLSKSDLSLCISHLKRIFKVCIELWINGNPESLKASGCTLRTLIEECIGKATDSTYHQSISVLFNLVTQCLSYQYKNACPQVLHTISTFFKFYGKCAPSIFLECMKSLGQLRDSNEITFVNELEMTIGAGIRYIGPEYIISDKVIPLKVDDVGEFKRSWLLPVLKDSISNSTLKCYIDNFLPLALKCREMYENALKANDKITAISYDLLESQIWSLLASFCSNPSDISTSFRIIARTMGTMLSTRKELRDTILASLRKLIDSVSKNDEVSEDKQQLSYFAKNFLPICLNLYTNPAHGTDEQATRFSALETIKMYLTLSDDEIRGQLFDKCCGMLDNSKDADHTVIESILDIIGVLVPYQSVKTLKSFFDSRISKAKKLKNFKEEKKYFRILEEISSSKSPTCNKFVKKHFENIQNFILSTAQNVAATSRGPRLRCLAHLLDHTDEDNVIQNIIAHLPEAVLCCKGSTVNKRCRECAFSLINKMALLAIKVENGLENFLNALSAGLAGSIPMMSCTILALASVLHNRKNEINSNQFETILSNVCLLITTGTREVVSSALSFIKVIITSFSNDLMPYLSKILTSLSKMTDDCKRKFRQETKNIYQRLVRKFNTDLIIQLVPNTDVQTHVRLRAINKESERLKRNKEKRTKEKMNDNADVDFSLKTKPKTFEEILAECEEDDELETNVNQKPKAKLERGRKKKSAENYLHESEDDILDFTEANSNRKILMSKPKSEQNTNIQKSSNVEDSIKTAPDGRLIITDEPQAPPTKSGIEEDDVDDNYSDDDMPSTKRLKYTPGGKGIHRPLDKNMGKGKMNKQMKKNKTQNQQQGSNNKNKGKKSNGSVRPFSYTDFKSYGASNKKRKRN; the protein is encoded by the exons ATGGCAAAgtttcgaaaaaaattgaagtctAAAGGCAAACGATGGATAAAAGGACAAAGTTCCGTCACCAATCcagaatcaaaaaaatatcgttCACAAGCTCAAATGAACTTTTGCAAACCAATGTTtg GCACTGTTCTAAATGATGGAAAAAGTTTGttaactcaaaataaattgaaggaacatgataatattatgaatagttATGGTTCTAACAAACCTAAGCCAGATGATGTTATGTCTCAAACTTCAGTAGGaacttataaaacatttgagACATTTGCTTCTGATTGGAGCTCATGTACCAATCCATcttttaatag gttgCTAAAgaattttagttcaaattctTATTTACATAAAGAAATGTTAGCCATACTTGCAGCATTAACTGAAGTAATTAAGGCTAATGGAGGTAAAGAGAGTTCTACAGAGTATTTTGCAGCTCTT attacTACTTTACAAACAACCTTAAGTAATGGACAAGATGATTGTGAAGATAGTGTTACAGCTATGGTCTCGTTATTAAGTATGGGTATGAAATGTGTTCCTAAAGAAGTTCTTTGTACTAAATTTGGACCAACCACTCAAACTTTATTAACAACCTTAGCAAAGTTTGCTGaatcagataataataatttattgaaatcg gtATTTAGTTGTTTATCCTTGTTACTTCGTATTCAAGAGAAAATTGTTTGGTCTCATAGTTCCACAGTACAAGTATATgatgcaattttaaattttattatacattcaaaacCTAag attCGTAAAGCTGCTCAACATGCAGTGTGtgctatattaaaatgtaacaaaGATTCAATGCATCCTATGTCTGGTTATACTGCTACATATTGTACTAAAGTGTTAACATCAAGTACTATAGCGAGTAACACAACAACTATTCTTCATGTTCTAACTTTATTGAAGGAATTGATGCCCATTTTTCCTAAAAAAGAactcaaa CCTCTTTGCGAAGAAGTCTTAAAATTGATGACTTTAAACCATCCATTATTGCTCTCGTGTGGCTTTCAAGTATTCCATGGTTTATTTGTTTCTTATCCATCATCAGAGCTTGTTCTTTCATCTACACTAAACGCCAAGTTATTAATGGCTCTTTTTGATTATCGTCCTACACCAATGGATACACAACCTACTTTAGCTTGGTTAGCTGTCCAACAAGAAGCTTACATTTGTTtatcaaa gaGTGACTTATCATTATGCATATCACAccttaaaagaatatttaaagtgTGTATTGAGCTTTGGATTAATGGAAATCCAGAATCTTTAAAAGCATCTGGCTGTACATTACGTACTCTAATTGAAGAGTGTATTGGAAAAGCTACTGATTCAACTTATCATCAAAGTATTTCCGTCTTATTCAATTTAGTAACTCAGTGTTTATCGTATCAGTATAAAAATGCTTGTCCTCAAGTTTTACATACaatatctacattttttaaa TTTTATGGAAAATGTGCTCCTAGTATATTCTTAGAGTGTATGAAATCATTGGGGCAGCTTAGGGATTCAAATGAAATAACATTTGTTAACGAATTAGAAATGACAATTGGAGCTGGTATCAGATATATTGGGCCTGAATACATTATTTCAGACAAAGTCATTCCATTAAag gtggATGATGTTGGAGAATTTAAGCGTAGTTGGTTATTACCTGTTTTAAAAGATAGCATATCAAATTCTACACTTAAATGCTATATAGACAACTTTTTACCTTTGGCATTAAAATGTCG agaaatgtatgaaaatgctttaaaagctaatgataaaataactgCTATCAGTTATGATCTTCTAGAATCACAAATTTGGTCATTACTGGCTAGTTTTTGTTCAAATCCTTCTGATATATCTACATCTTTTCGG ATTATTGCCAGAACAATGGGTACTATGTTAAGTACTCGTAAAGAGTTACGAGATACAATTCTTGCATCATTAAGGAAACTTATAGATTCTGTTTCTAAAAATGATGAAGTATCTGAAGATAAACAGCAATTGTCTTATTTTGCGAAAAACTTTTTACCAATctgtttgaatttatatactaaCCCTGCTCATGGTACAGACGAACAAGCTACTAGATTTTCTGCTTTGGAAACAatcaaa atgtatTTGACATTGTCAGACGATGAAATAAGAGGACagttatttgataaatgttgTGGTATGCTGGATAATTCTAAAGACGCAGATCATACTGTGATAGAAAGCATTCTTGATATTATTGGAGTATTAGTTCCTTACCAGTCTGTCAAAAcactaaaatcattttttgattCTCGAATTTCTAAagctaaaaaattgaaaaatttcaaagaagaaaaaaaatattttag GATTCTAGAAGAAATAAGTAGTTCCAAGTCGCCAACATGTAATAAGTTtgtgaaaaaacattttgaaaatatacaaaactttATATTGTCAACAGCTCAGAATGTTGCTGCTACCAGTCGTGGG ccTCGATTACGATGTTTAGCACATCTCTTAGATCATACTGATGAAGATAATgtgattcaaaatattatagcgCATCTCCCCGAAGCTGTACTTTGCTGTAAAGGTTCCACTGTTAATAAACGATGTCGTGAATGTGCTTTttcattgattaataaaatggcTTTATTAGCAATTAAAGTTGAAAACGGATtagaaaactttttaaatgctTTATCTGCTGGATTAGCTGGTTCAATTCCAATGATGAGTTGTACTATTTTAGCACTGGCTTCAGTTCTCCACAACCGTAAAA atgaaattaattcaaatcaatttgaaacaattttaagtaatgTTTGTTTACTTATTACAACTGGAACTAGAGAAGTGGTTAGCTCTGCTTTAAGTTTTATCAAAGTGATTATTACTTCATTCTCCAATGATTTGATGCCTTAtctttcaaaaatt ttgactTCTCTTTCAAAAATGACAGATGATTGTAAACGAAAGTTTCGTCAggaaaccaaaaatatatatcaaagaTTGGTAcgtaaatttaatacagaCCTTATTATACAATTGGTACCAAACACTGATGTTCAAACACATGTACGTTTACGTGCTATAAATAAAGAATCTGAACGATTAAAgagaaataaagaaaaaagaactaaagaaaaaatgaatgataatGCTGATGTTGATTTTAGTCTTAAAACTAAACCCAAAac ATTTGAAGAGATTTTGGCTGAATGTGAAGAAGATGATGAGTTAGAAACTAATGTAAATCAAAAACCAAAAGCTAAACTAGAAAGAGGCAGAAAGAAAAAATCTgctgaaaattatttacatgaaaGTGAAGATgatatattagattttaccGAAGCAAattcaaatagaaaaattttga TGTCAAAACCTAAAAgtgaacaaaatacaaatattcaaaagtcATCTAATGTTGAAGATAGTATAAAAACTGCACCTGATGGGCGGCTTATAATCACTGATGAACCTCAAGCACCTCCTACAAAGTCtg gtattgagGAAGATGATGTTGACGACAATTACAGTGATGATGATATGCCATCGacaaaacgattaaaatatacac ctgGCGGCAAAGGTATTCATCGAccattagataaaaatatgggAAAAGGAAAGATGAACAAACAGATGAAGAagaataaaacacaaaatcaaCAGCAAggatctaataataaaaacaaaggaAAGAAATCTAATGGAAGTGTTCGCCCATTTTCTTATACTGATTTCAAAAGTTATGGAGCTTCAAATAAGAAAAggaaaagaaattaa
- the LOC114132872 gene encoding transcription factor BTF3 homolog 4-like: protein MNAEKLKKLSDQVRIGGKGTPRRKKKVVHTTAATDDKKLQSTLKKLTVNTIPGIEEVNMIKDDGTVIHFNNPKAQASLAANTFAITGHGDTKTMSELLPGILNQLGHEEIGQLKRYASGFASNNLISKSLIEDDDEVPDLVGNFDDASKEEVVAKGSSEEKTDSTEKSVVEENAESSKKE from the coding sequence ATGAACgctgaaaaattgaaaaaacttaGCGACCAGGTGCGAATAGGCGGCAAAGGCACACCACGACGAAAGAAGAAGGTTGTCCATACAACAGCAGCCACAGATGACAAAAAACTCCAAAGTACTCTTAAAAAATTGACTGTCAACACAATTCCTGGAATTGAAGAAGTAAATATGATCAAAGATGATGGTACTGTGATACACTTTAACAATCCAAAAGCACAAGCTTCGCTTGCAGCAAATACTTTTGCTATTACGGGGCATGGTGATACAAAAACAATGTCCGAACTACTGCCCGGTATATTAAATCAGTTGGGCCATGAAGAAATTGGACAGCTGAAGCGTTATGCCAGTGGGTTTGCTAGTAATAATCTCATTAGTAAATCATTAATTGAAGATGATGATGAAGTACCGGATTTGGTCGGTAACTTTGATGATGCCAGCAAAGAAGAAGTTGTAGCAAAAGGATCGTCAGAAGAAAAGACCGACAGTACTGAGAAATCTGTTGTCGAAGAAAATGCAGAGAGCTCAAAGAAggaataa
- the LOC114132871 gene encoding RNA polymerase II-associated protein 3-like, with the protein MNNPYLLKKQLQENEEELSNYLRDMNIWQEQMKRKEHTLPNPNEKKKPKINPSKTNPPKTKLNKISSWDYSAWDKFDVDNACKELDTQDELKKNDNYDPSVDCLNNETQSRQSDGIYEKNLGNALVQKQKWAEAILRYTRAIEYYDKDPIFYANRALCYLKTKEFKLAITDCTSSLKLDNTYVKAYQRRSSAYLALGMFNEAKKDLLNVLKLEPNNKQAKNDIEIVNNKIKQSGMQNTSDNKCQKTNTINNLQNKSSKMLCKDVEPIKSVTPDWPQRDGCKQITSKQKPPHLRSKKPLCTLNIKDVQVDQEELNNMHLLQTTLKEVCEKNYKDQSKTTISNEVVPMEQDLIQNEKKHIVIPPVPLTYVQLKQDWASLKNDPELLFKYLKQIPGKRLPSIVRNSMDNDLFVDILRILRIEFIKNGCDITDYLMGISELPRLQMLVMFCSSNEVSCIKELLNYVSKFVSESALKNLKKSFGV; encoded by the exons ATGAATAATCCATATTTACTTAAGAAACAGTTACAAGAGAATGAAGAAgagttatcaaattatttacgtGATATGAACATTTGGCAAGAACAAATGAAGCGAAAAGAACATACATTAccg aatcccaatgaaaagaaaaaacctaaaattaatccatcaaaaactaatccaccaaaaactaaattaaacaaaatttcatCATGGGATTACTCTGCTTGGGACAAATTTGatgtt gaTAATGCTTGCAAAGAACTAGATACTCAAGATGAACTCaagaaaaatgataattatgatCCAAGTGTcgattgtttaaataatgaaacacaATCAAGACAATCTGATGgtatatacgaaaaaaatttg ggtAATGCATTAGTTCAAAAGCAAAAATGGGCTGAAGCTATACTAAGGTACACAAGAGCAATAGAGTATTATGATAAAGATCCAATATTTTATGCCAATAGAGCATTGTGCTATCTAAAGACAAAAGA atttaaACTAGCAATAACTGATTGTACATCTTCTCTTAAACTAGATAACACATATGTTAAAGCATACCAACGCAGAAGCTCAGCTTATTTGGCTCTTGGAATGTTTAATGAAGCAAAAAAAGATTTActaaatgtgttaaaattagAACCAAATAACAAACAAGCTAAAAATGATATAgaaattgtaaacaataaaatcaaacag agTGGAATGCAGAACACTTCTGataataaatgtcaaaaaacaaacacaattaataacttacaaaataaaagttctaaaatgttatgtaaagACGTTGAACCAATAAAAAGTGTCACTCCAGATTGGCCTCAAAGAGATGGTTGTAAACAAATAACTTCTAAACAAAAACCACCACATTTAAGATCTAAA aaACCTTTATGTACACTCAACATCAAAGATGTTCAAGTAGACCAAGAAGAATTAAACAACATGCATTTACTTCAAACTACATTGAAAGAAGTGTgtgaaaaaaactataaagatCAATCTAAAACGACTATTTCCAATGAAGTTGTTCCTATGGAACAAGActtaattcaaaatgaaaaaaaacacatagtCATACCTCCTGTTCCACTAACATACGTCCAACTTAAACAAGATTGGGCAAGCTTAAAAAATGATCcagagttattatttaaatatttaaaa caAATTCCTGGTAAACGTTTACCATCAATTGTACGTAATTCTATGGATAATGATCTATTTGtggatattttaagaattttacggatagaattcattaaaaatggaTGTGATATAACAGATTATTTGATGGGCATTAGTGAATTACCAAGACTACAAATGTTAGTCATGTTTTGTTCTAGTAATGAAGTATcgt GTATCAAAGAATTGCTGAACTAcgtttcaaaatttgtttcagAAAGTGCtttaaaaaatctcaaaaaatctTTtggagtttaa